One genomic segment of Aquipluma nitroreducens includes these proteins:
- a CDS encoding TolB family protein: MRAYLIVYFVAMVIFSCRGPENVKISKDFPPVYPDYIDVIIPQNIAPLNFLLRNKPEKLIVTIKGKSDSITVKGEQKIEIPGAHWKNLLASSLNDSLLVSVLARSNGEWIRYKSFKWYVKSDEVDSYLSYRLIEPGYEVWNKLQIVERNVESFDERVLADNNLTQGNCMNCHIHGNQSGKLSMFHLRGEKGGTILNKDGKLRKLNTRANGMISNAVYGDFHPNGRYAVFSTNIIIPELHANRTDRLEVYDTASDLVVIDLDSDKAFTKPFLSDTTNFETFPVFSADGKWIYFCSAPKVTLPDSIKSLKYNIYRVGFDAAKGEIGTKIDTLWNAKKMGGSVCHLKASPDGKFLLYTVADYGTFPIWHREADLQMMNLQTGEIDKLRGVNGPNSDSYHSWSSNSRWFVFASKRDDGIYGKPYFCYIDASGKAYKPFVLPQRDPEIYDYMLKSFNIPDLSDSPVPFDAADVEKVYMEQEAEQVK, encoded by the coding sequence ATGAGAGCATATTTGATTGTGTACTTTGTAGCAATGGTAATTTTTTCGTGCAGGGGTCCCGAAAATGTAAAGATTAGCAAGGATTTTCCACCGGTTTATCCTGATTATATTGATGTTATCATTCCTCAAAACATAGCTCCTCTCAATTTTCTGTTACGGAATAAACCTGAAAAACTAATCGTAACGATCAAAGGAAAATCAGATTCAATAACAGTAAAGGGAGAACAAAAAATTGAAATCCCCGGCGCTCATTGGAAGAATTTACTGGCATCCAGCCTGAATGACAGCTTGCTTGTAAGCGTTTTGGCTCGTTCGAATGGTGAATGGATTCGATATAAGTCGTTTAAGTGGTACGTGAAAAGCGATGAGGTTGATTCGTACCTGAGCTACCGTCTGATTGAACCCGGTTACGAAGTCTGGAACAAACTGCAAATTGTGGAGCGCAATGTCGAATCCTTTGATGAGCGTGTGTTGGCCGACAATAACCTAACGCAAGGCAATTGTATGAATTGCCACATCCACGGCAATCAGAGTGGAAAGCTTTCGATGTTTCACCTTCGGGGCGAAAAGGGAGGAACGATCCTGAATAAAGATGGCAAGCTGCGAAAATTAAATACCCGTGCCAATGGCATGATTTCGAATGCTGTTTATGGCGATTTTCATCCGAACGGAAGATATGCTGTTTTCTCGACAAACATCATTATTCCTGAATTGCATGCCAACCGGACCGATCGGCTTGAAGTGTACGATACGGCTTCCGATTTGGTGGTGATTGATTTGGATTCGGATAAGGCATTCACTAAACCTTTCCTGTCAGACACCACTAATTTCGAGACGTTTCCGGTATTTTCTGCCGATGGAAAATGGATCTACTTCTGCTCTGCGCCCAAAGTGACGTTGCCCGATAGCATCAAATCGTTGAAATACAACATTTACCGGGTTGGGTTCGACGCTGCAAAAGGCGAAATTGGAACGAAAATAGACACCTTATGGAATGCAAAGAAAATGGGTGGTTCTGTTTGTCATTTGAAAGCTTCTCCCGACGGTAAGTTCCTGCTTTATACTGTTGCCGATTACGGAACATTTCCGATTTGGCACCGCGAGGCCGATTTGCAGATGATGAACCTCCAAACCGGTGAAATCGATAAGCTGAGAGGCGTAAATGGCCCGAATTCCGATTCATACCACAGTTGGTCATCGAATAGTCGTTGGTTTGTTTTTGCCAGCAAACGCGATGACGGTATTTACGGTAAACCTTATTTTTGCTATATTGATGCTTCAGGAAAAGCTTATAAACCGTTTGTTTTGCCGCAACGCGATCCTGAAATTTATGATTACATGTTGAAATCGTTTAATATTCCTGATTTGTCTGATTCTCCGGTACCTTTTGATGCGGCTGATGTCGAAAAGGTTTACATGGAGCAGGAGGCTGAACAGGTAAAGTAA